From Xylanibacter oryzae DSM 17970, a single genomic window includes:
- the gnd gene encoding decarboxylating NADP(+)-dependent phosphogluconate dehydrogenase, which produces MDKKADIGLIGLAVMGENLVLNMESKGFAVAVYNRTVPGVEEGVVERFVNGRGKGKNIIGCTEISDLVKNLNTPRKIMMMVRAGNAVDQLMDQLFPLLSPGDIIIDGGNSNYEDSNRRVIETEKRGFRFIGTGVSGGEFGALHGASIMPGGSQSAWTDVKPILQRIAAVAEDNTPCCDWVGPGGSGHFVKMIHNGIEYGDMQLISEAYFLLKHLKKMDNEAIASVFEHWNEGRLHSYLMEISAQVLRHQDKDGDYLIDKILDTAGQKGTGKWSVINAMELGMPLGLIASAVFERSLSSDKSLRVEAAKRLAKDRKVDAVTDLSLVDDIEQALYASKLVSYAQGFAVLQKASDMFSWNLNLASIARMWRAGCIIRSAFLNDISDAYQASEKPMHLLFAPKFAADTKQALKGWKELVITALQAELPVPAFSSALNYYLSLTTASLPANMIQAQRDFFGAHTFERIDMPRGEFFHEDWTGKGGNTHSGSYNV; this is translated from the coding sequence ATGGACAAGAAAGCAGATATTGGTTTAATAGGACTTGCCGTGATGGGCGAGAACCTAGTATTGAATATGGAGAGCAAAGGCTTTGCTGTTGCTGTGTACAACCGTACTGTACCCGGTGTTGAAGAAGGTGTGGTAGAACGGTTTGTGAATGGACGTGGCAAAGGAAAGAATATCATAGGTTGTACAGAAATCAGTGATTTGGTAAAAAACCTCAATACTCCACGTAAAATTATGATGATGGTGCGTGCCGGGAATGCTGTAGACCAACTTATGGACCAGCTTTTCCCGTTGCTTTCACCCGGAGATATAATCATTGATGGTGGTAACTCCAATTATGAGGACAGCAACCGCCGTGTGATTGAGACAGAAAAACGTGGATTCAGATTTATTGGAACAGGCGTGAGTGGTGGAGAGTTCGGAGCCTTGCATGGGGCCTCTATCATGCCCGGAGGATCACAGTCGGCATGGACTGATGTGAAGCCGATATTGCAGCGGATTGCTGCTGTGGCTGAAGACAATACCCCCTGTTGCGACTGGGTTGGCCCGGGAGGATCGGGACATTTTGTAAAAATGATCCATAACGGTATAGAATATGGTGATATGCAACTCATCAGCGAGGCTTACTTCCTGCTGAAACATCTCAAGAAGATGGATAATGAAGCAATCGCCTCTGTTTTTGAACATTGGAACGAAGGACGGTTGCACAGTTATCTGATGGAAATATCTGCTCAGGTGCTACGTCACCAAGATAAGGACGGTGACTATCTGATTGATAAGATTCTGGATACTGCCGGACAGAAAGGAACAGGAAAGTGGTCGGTCATCAATGCGATGGAACTCGGCATGCCGCTGGGGCTGATTGCATCTGCAGTGTTCGAACGTAGTCTCTCTTCAGACAAGAGCCTGCGTGTGGAAGCGGCCAAACGTTTAGCGAAAGACCGTAAGGTAGATGCAGTGACCGATCTATCACTTGTCGATGATATCGAACAAGCACTCTATGCTTCAAAGTTAGTATCTTACGCTCAGGGATTTGCCGTGCTGCAAAAGGCGTCAGACATGTTCTCATGGAACCTCAACCTCGCTTCCATCGCACGAATGTGGCGTGCAGGCTGTATTATTCGTTCGGCCTTTCTGAATGATATCTCTGATGCATACCAAGCTTCAGAGAAACCTATGCATCTGCTCTTTGCACCAAAGTTCGCAGCAGATACGAAACAAGCCCTTAAAGGATGGAAAGAACTGGTCATCACAGCACTTCAGGCAGAGCTTCCTGTGCCGGCATTCAGTTCTGCTCTCAACTACTATCTGTCGCTCACCACAGCCAGCCTCCCTGCAAACATGATACAGGCACAACGTGACTTCTTTGGCGCGCATACCTTTGAACGCATTGATATGCCACGCGGAGAGTTCTTCCATGAGGACTGGACCGGCAAGGGCGGCAACACTCATTCAGGCAGTTATAATGTATAA